From Xenopus tropicalis strain Nigerian chromosome 3, UCB_Xtro_10.0, whole genome shotgun sequence, the proteins below share one genomic window:
- the LOC116409563 gene encoding uncharacterized protein LOC116409563: protein MPSELGTNGRHIPTNGRQWYTIKLCDVLRQRDVVGPHKSNRANVPQWDAVKPHESDTAKWDPVRPEQSDPIILSQWRTVRPCESDKVNVQEWGPVTPHEYETANVQQCSAVTPYECDTANVQQCSAITSYESDTANEQQRDAENNQESGTENNQESGTENKQESGTENKQESVTENKQESGTENKQESGTKNKQESGTEDNKESNEERNRTIRELLCALCDCLPNLIELIQNAAGGEDLNLADIAGNAVDLAQSTIDVVEAAVEVSEARGNNQESGAETAPESGADTGRTAGNLACAMCGCFKNLFNVIESAAAGEEINVGDLVSDAVDLAQSTIEVVQSGAELAAALDTKE from the exons ATGCCAAGCGAACTTGGTACAAATGGCAGACATATCCCTA CCAATGGGCGGCAATGGTATACAATAAAACTGTGTGATGTTTTGCGGCAACGGGATGTGGTCGGCCCTCACAAATCCAACAGAGCCAATGTTCCACAATGGGATGCAGTGAAACCTCATGAATCTGACACAGCCAAATGGGACCCAGTAAGACCTGAACAATCTGACCCAATCATTTTAAGTCAGTGGCGTACAGTAAGGCCTTGTGAATCTGACAAAGTCAATGTGCAGGAATGGGGCCCAGTAACACCCCATGAATATGAGACAGCCAATGTGCAACAGTGTAGTGCAGTAACACCTTATGAATGTGACACAGCCAATGTGCAACAGTGTAGTGCAATAACATCTTATGAATCTGACACAGCCAATGAGCAGCAGCGGGATGCGGAAAATAATCAGGAATCTGGAACAGAGAATAATCAGGAATCTGGAACAGAGAATAAGCAGGAGTCTGGAACAGAGAATAAGCAGGAGTCTGTAACAGAGAATAAGCAGGAGTCTGGAACAGAGAATAAGCAGGAGTCTGGAACAAAGAATAAGCAGGAGTCTGGCACAGAGGATAATAAGGAATCTAATGAAGAGAGGAATCGTACCATACGGGAATTGCTAT GTGCCTTGTGTGATTGCCTCCCCAATTTAATTGAGTTGATACAAAATGCTGCAGGTGGAGAAGACCTAAATCTAGCCGATATAGCAGGTAATGCAGTGGATCTTGCACAATCAACCATTGATGTGGTCGAAGCGGCTGTCGAAGTTTCAGAAGCAAGAG GAAATAATCAAGAATCCGGAGCAGAGACAGCGCCAGAATCTGGTGCAGATACAGGTCGTACCGCAGGGAATTTAGCAT GTGCCATGTGTGGTTGCTTCAAAAATTTATTTAATGTGATAGAAAGTGCTGCTGCCGGAGAAGAAATAAATGTAGGAGATTTAGTAAGCGATGCAGTGGATCTTGCACAGTCAACCATTGAAGTGGTCCAGTCTGGTGCTGAACTTGCAGCCGCATTAG ATACAAAAGAGTAA